A window of the Carcharodon carcharias isolate sCarCar2 chromosome 35 unlocalized genomic scaffold, sCarCar2.pri SUPER_35_unloc_6, whole genome shotgun sequence genome harbors these coding sequences:
- the comta gene encoding catechol O-methyltransferase A isoform X1 codes for MIFLLLGAASVVSLVAFKLIPSLVKRNGWLCLLWHDRIHIYLRDRLTGSSQPERVLACVLETATRGDPQSVLDAVDRFCNTVEWAMNVGDEKGLILDRIVSEVDPGLVLELGTYCGYSTVRIARLLKPGARLYTVEFNPDFAKLARQIISYAGVEDQVELLVGSSWDLIPELRKKFDIEKLDFVFLDHWKESYTHDTKLLEVTSYELLRPGTVLLADNVTCPGAPEYLQYIRRNPRYRSEYLPSHLEYTQAPDGLEKSVFLG; via the exons ATGATTTTCCTCCTCCTGGGCGCGGCGTCCGTGGTCAGCCTCGTCGCCTTCAAGCTGATTCCGTCCCTGGTCAAGCGCAACGGCTGGCTCTGTCTCCTGTGGCATGACCGGATCCACATCTACCTGCGCGACCGCCTGACCGGCAGCTCCCAGCCGGAGCGCGTGCTGGCGTGCGTCCTGGAGACGGCCACCCGCGGTGACCCGCAGAGCGTGCTGGACGCTGTCGACAGGTTCTGCAACACGGTCGAGTGGGCCATGAACGTCGGCGACGAGAAAG GTTTGATCCTGGATCGGATCGTTTCGGAGGTTGACCCTGGGCTGGTGTTGGAACTGGGCACGTATTGTGGCTATTCCACTGTCCGCATTGCAAGACTCCTGAAACCAGGGGCCCGCCTCTACACTGTTGAGTTTAACCCCGACTTTGCCAAGCTCGCCAGGCAGATTATCAGCTACGCCGGGGTGGAAGATCAG GTGGAGCTTTTGGTGGGTTCATCTTGGGACCTGATTCCGGAACTCAGGAAGAAGTTTGATATTGAGAAACTGGATTTCgttttcctggatcactggaagGAAAGTTATACCCATGACACCAAACTCCTAGAGGTAACG AGCTACGAGCTGCTTCGCCCCGGGACGGTGCTCCTGGCTGACAACGTGACCTGCCCGGGCGCACCCGAGTACCTCCAGTACATCCGCCGGAACCCGCGCTACCGGAGCGAGTACCTCCCTTCCCACCTGGAGTACACGCAGGCCCCCGACGGCCTGGAGAAGTCGGTGTTCCTGGGCTGA
- the comta gene encoding catechol O-methyltransferase A isoform X2, which translates to MIFLLLGAASVVSLVAFKLIPSLVKRNGWLCLLWHDRIHIYLRDRLTGSSQPERVLACVLETATRGDPQSVLDAVDRFCNTVEWAMNVGDEKGLILDRIVSEVDPGLVLELGTYCGYSTVRIARLLKPGARLYTVEFNPDFAKLARQIISYAGVEDQVELLVGSSWDLIPELRKKFDIEKLDFVFLDHWKESYTHDTKLLESYELLRPGTVLLADNVTCPGAPEYLQYIRRNPRYRSEYLPSHLEYTQAPDGLEKSVFLG; encoded by the exons ATGATTTTCCTCCTCCTGGGCGCGGCGTCCGTGGTCAGCCTCGTCGCCTTCAAGCTGATTCCGTCCCTGGTCAAGCGCAACGGCTGGCTCTGTCTCCTGTGGCATGACCGGATCCACATCTACCTGCGCGACCGCCTGACCGGCAGCTCCCAGCCGGAGCGCGTGCTGGCGTGCGTCCTGGAGACGGCCACCCGCGGTGACCCGCAGAGCGTGCTGGACGCTGTCGACAGGTTCTGCAACACGGTCGAGTGGGCCATGAACGTCGGCGACGAGAAAG GTTTGATCCTGGATCGGATCGTTTCGGAGGTTGACCCTGGGCTGGTGTTGGAACTGGGCACGTATTGTGGCTATTCCACTGTCCGCATTGCAAGACTCCTGAAACCAGGGGCCCGCCTCTACACTGTTGAGTTTAACCCCGACTTTGCCAAGCTCGCCAGGCAGATTATCAGCTACGCCGGGGTGGAAGATCAG GTGGAGCTTTTGGTGGGTTCATCTTGGGACCTGATTCCGGAACTCAGGAAGAAGTTTGATATTGAGAAACTGGATTTCgttttcctggatcactggaagGAAAGTTATACCCATGACACCAAACTCCTAGAG AGCTACGAGCTGCTTCGCCCCGGGACGGTGCTCCTGGCTGACAACGTGACCTGCCCGGGCGCACCCGAGTACCTCCAGTACATCCGCCGGAACCCGCGCTACCGGAGCGAGTACCTCCCTTCCCACCTGGAGTACACGCAGGCCCCCGACGGCCTGGAGAAGTCGGTGTTCCTGGGCTGA